The Xiphophorus hellerii strain 12219 chromosome 6, Xiphophorus_hellerii-4.1, whole genome shotgun sequence genomic interval CTTTCCTCTGTTCCAGATACAGCTCCTTCTCTCTCAAAGCAAGCCGGCCTAATTCAACTTCAAGTTCCTTCAAACGAACCGGATCATCTGGCCAAGAAGCTCTGGATGGAGACCCAACAAGACTTTTCGGTAAACTTGTAGCAGGAAAAATCCCAACCTCAACCAGTGCTGCCAACAACTCAGCCTCAATTGTTCCTCTTTTAGCACGTTTATTTACCGTAACCTTGAACTGATCGGCTACCAACAGCAACTGATCCTTTGTGCAGGTACCCAAGGACTCAAACGTGGGCTTCCTAACAAACTCATCCAGGTCAAACTCCATGTCTAGACCACAGAATCAAGCCACACTCCGCGCTAAAAGCCCACGCACAAACAAAAGCTACCAGAAAACCACGCCCACAATCTCAATTAAACCACCGCAACTCACACCAGCTGTTccaaactgcagagaaaaaccaCACAACCGGAACAAACGCAAAACAAACTCAGGACACAACTAGGCGCTAAAGGTAAACCTTGTTTAGACGAGCCCCCATAAATATGTTACGTCCACAAAGGGCACAACATACTTGAGGACAcgaagacaaaaatgaggattcaaaagtaatttttattttcaattctctcgagcttttctttaagatgggcttcttttgatttttctgtgaagaaaaaagagaattaaatcctcggttccccgtgtcccaaaaagaaagaacacaaaaatcccaaagtataaacagaaagttggacctgatgagccggtcaaaaagaacaaaatggtacagcagggggccaaccctatacagggccgtcgaagcccctgctagtaccggactacaagaaaaaagaaactactgttaaagaaaaatcgaaaacaagacaaccggtcccaccaggtcaaaaattacaacaaaaaaacatcaaccaaacaaacagctaaccaaaactaccgtgtggcaggctggagacgtgcGCACTGCGTCAGAACGCATCCTGGGTGTTGGTTGGGAGTGGGCGTCGCCTTTACCTGGCGCAATCCAGCTTATTTATAGGCTGTCCAACAGCGTCACAAATTAACGGACCaattacaagaaagaattatcaaaactccaaagtatattaaacaacaacaacaaaaatcatacaactaacttctatacaaaataatccaagtgaaaaaaaatagacagaaataaatacaatgtgccgGAGCACATAACATTGCCCCACTAAAGCTGCTAGCATGGTGTTTTTCTCCAGGTCAGGCCTCAGTGTAAAGGCTTTTCTGCACTGTGGACAGCTGTGAACTCCTTTCTGATCCTCTTTATCCCAGTGATCtttaatacagttcatacagtagctgtgtccacaAGGTATACCCACTGGTTCCTTCAGTAGATCCAAACAGATCGGACAGGAGAAAGTTTCCCGGTCCAGCTGAACTGCCTGCTGCTCCATTTTCTCTCTGAGTCACAGTGACTGTGTGAGTTTCACTTCCTGGGAACAGAACAGGTTTTTTCTCTGATCGATGAATCACATGTCAGTGCAGAAAGGCTGCAACCAATAAGCTTTCAGCTTCAGGAGACGTTGGCTCCGCCCACCTCCAAGGCGCTCAGAGCAGGAATGAGATGGAGGAATATCAGGCTTCTGTTCCAGAGAGAAAggcttttaaagtaaaaaagtcaaagtttaaTAGTCATCTGTTCAAAACAACTGACTGAGTTACCAAATGTCAGATCTCTAAAATCTAATCTCTCTACAGAGAGATTAGATTTAAATGAGACTCATTGCTGCTGGAGAAATTAGATAACTGACTTGTATGATGGgaaacaattaatttaattgctCTATCTGCTGTTGAAGAGATAAAAAACCAACAtatttactgtttattattaaatttataCGTTAGATAATTCAGTGTTATCTACCACATAAGGGCGTAAATCCCACCtcattttttggggggacaataaacaggaacatttctgaAGAGCAATTTTGTGGGAGTCGACAAAGTTACATTGAAATGCAacaagctgcaggaccaaagATGACTAGTAAATCACATCAAACGTGTTTTTCTTGGTAAGCAACCTGCtgagaagtaaaactaaaattcagaTGTTGCTTCTATATAAGTTTTGTTCAGTCtcactgatctaatctctgctacacctttacaaaaatgtaaggttttaaataaaagcaagttTTAATGAGTAACTCCTGTTAATAAAATTTCTCCTAAACTttgatttattgtaatttctCCTCGTACAAGTTCTGGGCTAATTAAATTATaacttaagttgctttatttttaaaccttttttagttttgtcatgtcctggatgactgagaacCAACAAgtagatagaaatgaatatctgTGGAGTATCATAACTTAAACATAACACTTAAAGCACCAGGGTTTATATAGaaaactttcagattttattttgtggttttaaagtctCTACGTTGAAGACGGTGAGACATAAAGgcagctttctgtttttatttatctgttctCTCTTCTGTTCTCGGCTCCCagacaaagtgctttacaacgtaaaaacacaaaagttatAAAAGACACCACACtgtaaacattatattttgcgAAGTTCCGTCGTTACACATCAAATGTTGATCAGTGTTTGTCTGTGTTAGCCTGGGAACACCTTTGGTGCTGACcagagggaagtctgggtctCTCTGCTTAGGGTGCTGAACCCAGAACCCGACCCTGGACAAGCAGaagacgatggatggatggatggatggatggagtcaTCAGTGTTAAAACAGCGACTGCAGCAGTTTGTGTGGATCTTTGAAAGGAGGATGAGTCTGTGCAAATCAAATCCTCACAACTGGCTGAACTTTCCACAAATTTTGCcgttttggtttgtttcaaaGATCAGACTTCTGTCTCCGTATCTGGGGGTTTATTCTACTaaagcatgtttgttttcatcccaATATATTTCAGCCTGATTGGAAAACATGGAGATCAGCAGCACCTTGTTGCTCCTGTTGTTCCTGTAGACATTAGGTGTGTTAGAGGTGAGTGTCTGTTTTCAGGTCTTTAGAGGTCAGAGAGGAATTGAACCCAGATTTAGAGCAGGAAGACCAGGGAGCCTTATCAGGTTTTTGCAACCTGCAGAATAAAGAGCAGAATTGGAAATTTAACCTTTGACAAAATCCCCTCccaaaaaagatgagaaaaaattgTGGTACCACCAAAAATctagcaaagaaaaataaagtctaGATCTCACTGGGAGCGACTTTCGCTGACGCACGCggacctttttattttgttatccCAACCAGACCTAAAACCAGCAAGATGCTGCACAAATaatcagttttaaaacagtGGAAATTTAGGATAATTTTTAACAATGAAATGACAGAAACTGTTCTGAAAAACCGTTTGATATATTTACtctttaatgcatttattaaCAAACATAGTGGTTATGCtacaaacaatttattttattgatgaaaGTCAAAGAGACAGAacagcaaacatttattttcttaatataaatgaaaattatttaaaagcaatGATCAGCGTCAGTTCAAAGGTGATATTAGTTTCAGTTTCATCTTTTAtcacaataaagaaaacagaagaaagttcACTTCAATCTCAACTGATTTAAGGAAGAACAACATTTGTTCTGCAGAGCAGAGGAAGAGAAATTAGAACATAAAATTAATcaatacaaacataaaagctAAACCATTAGGGCCCagaaaagtttatattttcatgtagagaaatatttctgtcatacaagaatgaaagaaaaaaagcacacagaGAACGAtatttaaaccagaaaaataaagaacagagCAGAGACATCAGAACAATGAATCCTGATCAACAATCagacaaaagagagaaaatctaACTGGGTTTGTGGAACACAGCAGAGTCACCGTTGTTACAAACCAAAACTCCAGCATGTAGCGGCTcagtgaatctggtctggactctgtggatcaGAGTCATGGAttcagagacgctgtagaaggacagaatacctgctctgtgatccaggtacactcccactctggaggaaactggacctgatcTGGAGGTCCAGATGCTGTTGTGACCAAAACTAAAACTGGTTGAGTTACAATCTACAGCCCAAGATTTGTCATTACATCCAAATACACATTCTTTCCCACCTCCTGCTCTGCTGATATTCTTGTATGCGACTGATACAATAACTCTCCCtctccactccacctcccagtaacaacgtcCAGTTATACTCTTTTTACTCAGAATACAAGTATAATGAGTGAATCTGTCCGGATGACTGGAAAAAATCAGATGGTGACCCATTTTTGCTATCTTCCTGTTTCCCTCTGATAGTGCCAGTTGTGTGTGAGCTGTGTTTGGATCCAGTGTGATTTcacatgaatattttaagaatccagctctgctctttggttctggttctgacagtagaacatccacctcagtgaccatcagtgagatgtttgtccatgagtctctcaggacgtcctgtagtttatctctgagctctgacacagctgctgccacgtcctcaaagtgtctcagaggacggatgttgatgctggatgagtgtgtagactcactgagtgctggcagtgaggggtagttgaggagaaactggttgtgatcctctgtgtgtgagagctgctccagctcagcgtctttcctcttcagctcagtgatctcctgctccagcttctcctgaacatctttgactcgactcacttcagtttcctgctgggatctgatctgctgcttcacatcagagcttcttttctggaggagacggatcagctcagtgaagatcttctcactgtcctccactgttttatcagcagagtgattgatggcctccacctcctgttgaagcagcttcacatctttctctctgtcctggattctctgctggatgtttcctcgtctctcctccagctctctctgcctctcgaTCCTTTCTACTGCAGCTGACACTGTGTCATGacctttatgttcatccacTGGGCAGACATAGCAAATAAACTTCTGATCAGTGCGGCAgaacatcttcatcacctcatcatgcttagagcagatgttctcctggaggttcttggacggctccaccagcttgtgACTCTTTAGTCCAGGGACATCATAATGaggctgaaggtgtttctcACAGTAAGAGGCCAGACAGATTAAACAGGACTTgatggctttcagttttctccCAGTACAgaaatcacaggccacatcttcaggtccagcatagcagtgatcagcagcagcagcttggagtccagtcttcttcagctgctccactaaAGCTGCTAGCATGGTGCTCTTCTTTAAAACAGGCCTTGGTGTGAATGTCTCTCTGCATTGAGGACAGTGATAGTTCTTCTTCTGCTCACCTTCATCCCAGAAGCTGttaatacagttcatacagtagctgtgtccGCAGGGAATCGTCACcggatccttcagtagatccagGCAGATCGAACAGGAGAGAGTTTCTTGGTCCGGCTGAttctgctccatttctgctcTCAGTCACAGCGACTGTGTGAGTTTCActtcctgaaaacagaaactgggTTGAGCTCTGATCTATGAATGACGTGTCAGGGCAGAGAtgctgcagccaatcagctttcaCCTTCAGCAGATTTTGGCTCCTCCCAGCTTCAAGGTGTGTTTAAGAGCAGGAAGAAGTGGGAGGAATATCAAATTTTTATTCCTGGAAGAGGAAAGCTTTTCAAGTTTAATAGTtaacaaaacattgttctgtTCAAACGACTGACGGACTCATCATATTcatatctgtttattttggtgttgctgataataaaactttataaaaCCTGTTAAACTTTTACACCACAAAGAGCTGACAGGCTCCAACAGAACATTTCTGGCTAAAGTCCAAGTCCTGGAGATTTTTAACTCCAACATCCAGCATAACTTTTCCAGTGTTGTTGACTTTATGAATAAAGATTTCAGGAT includes:
- the LOC116720951 gene encoding tripartite motif-containing protein 16-like; this translates as MEQNQPDQETLSCSICLDLLKDPVTIPCGHSYCMNCINSFWDEGEQKKNYHCPQCRETFTPRPVLKKSTMLAALVEQLKKTGLQAAAADHCYAGPEDVACDFCTGRKLKAIKSCLICLASYCEKHLQPHYDVPGLKSHKLVEPSKNLQENICSKHDEVMKMFCRTDQKFICYVCPVDEHKGHDTVSAAVERIERQRELEERRGNIQQRIQDREKDVKLLQQEVEAINHSADKTVEDSEKIFTELIRLLQKRSSDVKQQIRSQQETEVSRVKDVQEKLEQEITELKRKDAELEQLSHTEDHNQFLLNYPSLPALSESTHSSSINIRPLRHFEDVAAAVSELRDKLQDVLRDSWTNISLMVTEVDVLLSEPEPKSRAGFLKYSCEITLDPNTAHTQLALSEGNRKIAKMGHHLIFSSHPDRFTHYTCILSKKSITGRCYWEVEWRGRVIVSVAYKNISRAGGGKECVFGCNDKSWAVDCNSTSFSFGHNSIWTSRSGPVSSRVGVYLDHRAGILSFYSVSESMTLIHRVQTRFTEPLHAGVLVCNNGDSAVFHKPS